The window CCTTATACTTTTCGCCTTTTTCATCAAACATTAAGCCCATGGCAATACCGGCGGCTGGCGCCTTAATTGGAACCCCTCCGTCCATCATGGCCAGCGATGAACCACAGACAGATGCCATGGAAGAAGACCCATTGGAGGATAAAATTTCTGAAACTACTCGAATCGTATAGGGGAATTCGTCTTTGCTTGGTATCAACGGCTCAAGAGCGCGTTCAGCTAGGGCTCCGTGGCCTATTTCTCGCCGGCCAGCCCCACCCATGCGTCCGGTTTCACCGACACTGAATGGCGGAAAAACATAATGATGCATAAACCTCTTCTTGGTAAGCTCAATCTCCATCGTCTCTATCCATTGCTCCATTCCGGGAGCAGCCAAAGTCAAACTGGATAATGCTTGCGTTGTGCCACGATTAAACAAACCCGTGCCATGCGAGTGGGGGAGTATTCCAACTTCAGCGCTTATATCTCGCAATTCGTCAATCTTACGACCATCAGGACGCTTTTCACTTTCAAGAATATTTTTGTGCACAATCCTGTCAATTTCCTCTTCAAAAATTACATTGGCTTCTTTGAGTTTTTTACTTAAATCGGGATGATCGGTATATTGAGCGGCAATATACCCAGCCAGTTCGTCTTGGGCTTTGTGCAAACCCTCAACATACTCAAGTTTGTGGGGAGTGTACAAAACTTTCTCAAGCTTTGGACTGACAAAATCTCTGACCACTTTAGCTAACGCCTCGTCACGGCTAAAAACCGCCAGTTCCCGCTTTTTGGGAGCAATTTCTTCGGCAATTTTCCATTGCAACTTAATAAGCGCCTTCAGTTCTTTATGCGCCTTGGCCACCGCTTCTACAATGTCTTTTTCCGGCACTATTTTAGCACCGGTTTCAATCATGTTTATCTTGTTTTCAGTACCGGCAACCACGATATCAAAATCACTTAGTTTGCGTTCTTCATAGCTGGGGTTAAATACCAATTTTCCATCCACTCTTCCGACACGAGCCGCAGCAACAGGCCCGTCAAAAGGAATATCGGAAATCATTAGAGCCAGTGAAGCCCCGAAAAGCGCCGGAATATCAGGGTCGTTTATAGCGTCAAAAGACAGGATAGTAGCAATAACCTGGACTTCGTTTCTTATATTGTGGTCAAACCTTGGCCTTAGTGAACGATCAATTAAACGCGCCGACAAAATAGCCTCTTCCGAGGGTCGAGTCTCGCGTTTAATCCATTTTGAACCTTTAATTTTACCGGCAGCGTAATACTTCTCTTCGTAGTCTAGGGTCAGCGGAAAATAATCAACATCCTTGGTATGCGCTGACATAGTAGCGGTCACCAAAATGGTTGTTTCACCATATTGAATACGACAAGAACCGTTGGCCTGCCCTGCCAATTTACCAATTTCAATCTGAAGAGGCTTTCCAGCAAACTCTTCTTTATAGGTTTTTACTGACATCTAAAATCCGACAGAATAGAAGAGAAGAGAGTGACTTGGAGTCAGACCACAGCCATCGAATTGCCGATAACTTTGGCCTAAACCTAAGCCCTGCGCACCTTTTGTCCTTCTCTGCTTTTCTATTTAGTTGTAATTATTAAAATTTCAAATTTTAATCTAGCATATTTTAATCGGAAAAGCCAATCTTTAAAATTAGAATCAGTAGATCAAAAACTTCTTTGGGTCGTCGCCCAAGTCGGTAAAAACATCGGCGACTTCTTTGAGTTTGGCCGAGGTACTACGGCCAAATGATATGACTTCCACTTTGAGACCTTGCGAAATGCGAAGATATTCAACTAGCGGGATAAAATCGCCATCACCGGTTACAAGCACCGCCACATCAATTTTGTCAGCCAGTATCACCGCATCCATGGCCAAACCGACATCCCAATCGGCCTTTTTCATACCGCCGGGAAATATCTGGAGATCTTTTTCTTTGATCTCGTAGCCGCCCTTTTCAAGCGCTTCAAAAAAGGCTTTCTCTTCACCAGATTCAGTCCTGATAACATAGATAAAGGCGCGTATTAAGCGCCGATTGCCAACGGCCGTTTCAAGGACTTTTTTAAAATTTAACTTGGCCTTGTAAAGATTCTTGGCCGAATGGTACATATTCTGCGCGTCAACAAAAACACCGACTCTCTGGTGTTCTGAAGTTACATCGTGAGACTTACTAGTATTTTTGTGTTTGCGCTCGGCCAAAATTATTTCTTTAATCCTAAGTCTTTTACAATTTTTGCGTATCTTGTTGGCGACTCCTTTTTTAGGTAATCCAAAAGACGTTTGCGCTTGGCAACCATTTTCAAAAGGCCGGTGCGTGAACTGTTGTCCTTTGAATGTTTTTTGAGATGCTTGGCTAAAGCCTCTATTTCCTCGGAAAATAAAGCAATCTGCACTTCTGCAGAACCGGTATCCCCCTCATGAATGGCATGTTTGCTGACTATCTTTAGTTTTGTCTTGGGGTTTAACACGTTAAGTCCTTATACGCTTTTCGCCACGAAGCCCATAAGATTTTGGGCTTATCGTGGCTCAAAGCCATAGGCGGTTTAGCCAATTTCTTCGTTAAGCACTCCGGTGCTCCCTCAACGTAGTTATACTACGTCTCGGTTTGCTCCTCGTGCTTGCCTTGAACTTGGCTAAACGCAAAAGTCCTAATAAATTTAATGATAACACATATTTAAAAAATAAAAAAGCCCCTTAGCGGTGGCTTTATTAATAGCGGCTCTTTAACAAGTAATCGACCTTCTCAAGAAATATAATTGTTTCGTCTGTTTTGCCTAATTTACGAAGGGCAACACGCCAATCCTGACCCGTCTTTGTGCGTTTAATCGCTTTAATTACCCGCCCAATACCACAATTGTGGGCGGCATATAAATAATGATCGAGTTTTTCATCATCCAATATTTTTTCACCAAATACTTTTTTTAGTTCGTTAAGATTATAGTCATAGAGCAGTATTGCGGCCATTATTGACTCTATGTGCTGCATTGCGCCAACATTAAACTCTGGCAACTTAGCTAAGGGATATTTCTTCTTGATAATATTCCACGTCCCCCTTGTAAACTGCGTAAGACCTACAGCACCGGCATAATTGTAGGTAGAAAACGCCCCTTCGCCGTTACCTGCAAGCAAAATCTTAACTCTATCAAACGGATTGAATTTTAAAGTTCCTGACTTAAAAGCATAAAATTCCTGTGGATCTGTTAATTCCACTAAAACAAGGTTTATGGGAAATAAGAAGCTCATCGTTTCACTTACCTTTTTATCCGAATTTGCCAAAGATATGACACCTAAAGAATGTAGCTCTGCAACGGCAGCGACAAAATGACCCTCAAGGTGAAAGTCGCCCATCTTAATTAATTCATCTTGATGAAGACTAGTAGAGTAAGGAAAATAAATGCGTTCCGCTGGTTTACCGCTTACAAGGTCGATCCAGCCATTAGCAATCACTATCCACCCATCGGGTGCAACAACGCGAAAGGCGGTATTCCTGCCATTCCAGGTTATGCCATTTACCCTCGGCTCAATTTCAACCGTAAATTCTTTATCTAGATTAAAAAGTTTTTGGCCTTCTTTCCTAATTTTAATAAGCTTTATTTCGCCCGTTTCTGTATTCATTAATACCAGGCCAGCTTCTTTCCAGGCATAATCTGTCCTTTTTGTGGTTAAAATTTTGGATTTTTTCTTCTTGACTTGTGCTGGTAATTTTCTTGTTTCCTTATAAGTTACTATTTTGACGCTGTGCTTCAATTCCACATTTTTAAGCATCTGTTTTGCTTCATCAATTTTATCAAGCCAGCTGTATTTTTTTTCTTGAGCTTCGGCTCTGGAACAATAATGCACAGATAATGAAAAAACCACCAAAGTAGCAAATAACAAAATCCTCGCACGTAATTTGTTCATGTTTGCCTTGTTAATTTTTAAAAAACTATTTAGGAAATAGTAGCAATTTTTGTGAATAAATCAAATTAATAATGTGCGACATATCTGTGCTATAATAGCTTCATGACCATCAAAGACCTCAAAACACAATTTCTAGAATATCTGGAGATAGAAAAAAACCGTTCAGCAAAAACGGTTGAAAACTACAATCACTACCTAGTTAGGTTTATTAATTTCGCCAAAATGGGACGGCCGGAAGAAATTACCGAAGAACTTATCAGAAAATATCGGCTCTACTTAAACAGATTAAACGATGGCGGTGATAAACCGCTAAAGAAGGTCACCCAAAATTATCACATCATTGCCCTGCGGGCGTTTCTTAAATATCTGGCCAAACGTGATATCAAAACTGTTTCAGCGGAAAAAGTAGAGCTTGGCAAACAGGAAGAACGTCAGGTTACGTTTCTGGAACCGCAAGAATTGGAAAGATTTTTAAAAACGCCGGCGGGTACGGCTCTGGCTGACTTACGTGACCGTGCAATACTTGAAACACTTTTCTCCACCGGTCTTCGTGTCTCTGAACTATGCTCTTTAAATCGAACTGATATAGACGTAAAAAGAGGGGAGTTTGGAGTGCGTGGCAAAGGCAGTAAGATACGGGTAGTCTTCCTGTCCGATACTGCAAGGATGGCCCTTGTAACTTACCTGAATAAACGTCCGGATGCCGATGAAGCGTTATTCATTCGCATACCGCAGAATGAAAAACTGGAGAAATATGAAAAACTAAGACTTACTCCGCGCAGTATCCAACGTATTATCAAAAAATATGCCATTGTTGCTGGCATTGTTGGCAAGAGGGTTAGCCCTCACAGCTTGCGCCACTCGTTTGCCACCGACCTTTTGCGCAATGGCGCCGATATCCGCTCCGTCCAAGCTATGCTAGGCCACTCCTCTGTAACCACTACCCAAATTTATACCCATGTCACAGACAAACAGTTAAGAGAGGTACATGAGAAATTTCACGGAAAAAAATAGCACTCGCCATATTACCTTTTGGGAACTTCAAAAATCCCAGCGAGATTTTTTCATCTTTTGTGATTGCCGCCATTTGTCAAGATGTTCCCCTTCGACAAGCTCAGGGTCAATCATTGACAAAACCATGCTGGCGGCAACCCCAGAAGTCCCAAAAGGCAATATGGCTCGCTTCTACGTAAAAAGGATTGCAAAGTTACTTTTTAGTTGTTACTATATTAAAACTTCTTTGAAATATAAACGAGGTATGAAAAAATGCCTACAAAAATAGGCGAGGAAAAAAATTATCTTTGTGCCATTTGCAGAAAAAATCAGATAAGCAAAAAACGTATATGTGAATTATTTGAAGGCGGAGGCGGCTTTGATGGGGATATATTTGGTTTTGATCCTATTTCTTATACCGACTACCGCATAGAAGGCGGCAAATTGTTTGCAGAAAGACCAGACCTATTTTGGGAATCTGATACTAAAAGAAAGCTAGACGAATTATTAAAAACCCCAAAAAAAGAACCGCCGATTGGCGGGATTTGTACCGAATGCTTAAAAAATCCGATAGTGCTCTCACTTATGGAACACATACAATTTGAAAACAAAAGCCGATAATTATCGGCTTTTTTTATTAATCAACGATTCATGGCGTAGCAGTTTTTACCCTGATAGTCGCAAAAGAACGCGCAGAACCACCAGGAGAAGTAACTGTGTAATAAAAAGTGTAAGTATATCCGGCCTGTCTTGGATCAATTATCGCGGGACCCAGCGATCCGCCACTGCCCGGACTAAAATAGGGAACTTGTCCGCTACAGTTACCAAGCGGATCGCAAGTTTGTCCGGACGGACCCAGAACCGCGAGATCAAATCTGTAAAAAGTTCCCTCTACACTTGACCACTTGTAGGTTATTTGATCGCCCGCTTTTACCGTTATGTCAACGGAAGAATTTGCTGAAAAATTGGCCGCTGGAGTCCTCGCGTAAACAGTGGTTTCAGCAAAAACAACGGGAATATCGCCTTCGGGGTAATAAATCAGAAGCACTCCAGTTGCATTACCGGCATTGACGGTTATCTTCTCCTCACCCTGGTAGTTCGTAAGTTCTCTTAATGTACCACCGTTAAAATTGTCATATAAGTAAACTTGCCATCCCCTCGGCTCAACTGTGTAACCCACTGTAACTTCACAGCTTTGTTGGTCAACTACAATGCTGCAAGCAAAAGTTTCTTGACTAAAAAATCCGAAAACTGGCAACCGGTTATCAATACTTGCAAAAGACGTATAAGCGCGAACCATGCCCCAACCTGTTTCGTCATCGCGACCGCCAGGAGGAACATCATCAGCGGTTTTTGCGAGAATTTTCCTGATCTCTTCCGGATCTCGGATGCCAGCCGTCATCAATAAACCAGCTAACCCGCTAACAACGGCTGTGGCCGGCGATGTGCCGGTCATAATATACATTTTATAATAGGGAATACCCGTCAGGTCGTTTATTTCATTTATCCAACCCTCAACAACAATCCCATCGGAACGATTATTTTTATCCAGATCTTCATCTAGATCGCCCACTGGAACCATAATTTCTGTTTCCGGGCCATAGTTGGAATATGGGGCTCTCTTTTTTTCGCGAGCTCTTGCATCCGGAAACGTTGTCGCGCCAACCGCAATAACTTCCGGAAACGCGGCCGGGAAAATGACCCTGTTTGTGCCATCATTACCGCTCGCGGCAACAAATGTTATTTTTTTTACTGACGAACCGTATTCAACGTAATATTTGATAAGGGGGTCTTCCACTTTAGTGCCTAGCGCTAAATTCACTATCTCATTTCCCAGCCCCTCGCTTCTGTTTACAATTTCTCCGATGGCGGCAGCGATAGCAAAAGTTGAACCGCTTCCATTTTTACCAAGCACACGCCAAATATGGAACTTGGCTCGCGGCACTATTCCTGCTCCACCATGACCATTATTAGTCTTTGCCGCAATGATACCCAACATAAATGTACCGTGCAGGCCCATACCGTATGGTGAAGAGCACGGGTTATCGTCAAAATCAATATAATCTTTCTCCGGTATAATATTACCGGAATCGACGTCAGGGTGATCGCACCCGCCGCCGCTGTCTACGATGTGAATGTGGATGTCTTCTCCCCTTGTTTCATCTCGTCCCAGTTCAAAGCCGTATCTTTTATATACAGTATCCATACCGATAAAACGCAGGTGAACCTGTATAGGGTAGTACGGATCGTTGGGGGGAGCGATGTCGGACAACGCTTGGCCGGCAGACGGTTGCCCTTGTTCCACAATGTCAGTGCCAACCGCTTTATAGACAAAGTCTGGTTGGGCATATTCCACATCGGGCAAACCCTGAACATACTGAAGCATATCTTCCACCTGGATACGCTTATCAAAAGACAATGGGTACACGGAGGGAGAATCGTTACGTTTATAGACAATCCTGCCAGATAAAAATTTATCCTCTTTTCCTTTTAAAGATTTACTGGCTATTAATGCCTCCGTATTCATTTTGTGCAAAGAAATTTCTTTTTGTTGAGCAAAACTAAAGCTTACAAACGATACAAAATATATTAGAAAACAAACACTACAAAAAAGTTTTTTAATTCGCGTTTTCATTACCTATCTGCTTTCCTGTTTTTAATGTACCGTCTTCTACATCACAACTTACATGTTATTTAAATAAATGCCAAGTTCGTTTTTGAGAATACGGTTTACTTCCTCAACAGGATCTTTCGCGCTTAGTATCTGCCGCCCCATAACAATATAATCAGCACCCCTATTTATCGCGACTTTTGGGGTGGAAATACGTTTTTGGTCCCCTGGATCAGCACCAGATGAACGTATTCCGGGCACAACAAGAGTAAACTTGGGGAATCTTCCGCGCAATTCACTTACTTCTTCGGACGAACACACTAATCCATCAGCGCCCGCATTTTTAGCAATTTGTGCCAATTCCATAACTTGCTCCGCCGGTTTTCTGTGATAGATCTCCTCGCAGGTTTTGGGGTCAATTGAAGAAAGAACCGTTACAACCAGCACCTTGGTTCCCACACTTTGCAATTCTTTACAGGCCACCTCAATCATCTCCTTGCCGCCAGAACCATGCACTGTAACTGCCCACGGGGGACAGGCACGCAAATTGCGGCAAGTATTGGCAACTGTATTAGGAATATCATGGCATTTAAGGTCAGCCATAACGCGTCCGTAAACAGAAAGTTTTGGCAATAAATTTCTAAAACCTTCTCTGAAAAGTAGATCATTAACCTTCAAGATGCAGCCGGTGGTTCTAAGTTTATCAACGACAGGCAAAACTTGATCCCAGCTCATGCCATCCAAAGCTACAATTATAGGATTTTTTATTGACATTTAAAGTATTATATCAAAATCTAAGCAAAAATACCTTTTGGGAACGTGGAATTTTAGTAAAAAAGAGGAGCAGGTATTTCCTGCTCCTATGAGCCGATAGATATCGACTCTTTTTAATTTCTGGAAAAAGATTGACCTTTCCCTTTTGGTTTGTGGTTTGTGCCGTTGGACTTCTTTGTCAATTGTGGCAAATCAGAATTTGGTTAGTCAGATATAAGAGCGCGTAAAGCTCGGCGAGTTATTTCGCCAAAGTAACCGGATACCGGTTTAACTCCGTATTTTGCTTGAAGTCTTTTCACTGCATCGTGGGTTATACGTCCAAAATATCCGGTAAGCAAATCTGCGGGATAGTTGACTTCGTTAACGAGAAGCGCCTGAAGTTCTTTTACGTCAATGCCGTTTGAACCAATGGCTAAATTTCTAGAAAAATTTGATTGAATTTTTGGTACCGTATTTAGGTTGCTAATCTGACTTGATCCCGGCTGGACTATTCCGCCACTCCCGGTTTGCCATACTCCATTCGTGAAATATTGCCCCCCGTAGCTATAATCAAATGGTGTCTGAATATATGTGGAATTTTCCGGATATCCGTTTGAGTAATACCGGCCGTTAAGAAGTTGGTTTGACGGCCAAGTGCGCCATTCACCATTCCGTCCGCAAACATCTACGCTACAAACTGCTCCGCTTATAACTTTTCCCGTTGCATTATCAACTTCATTCCATGCAGTTCCACTAAGATTTTCTGGCATTAAACAAATTGGAAGTCCTGACACTCGGTCATCACCACCAACACAAGTAGATGTGGGTGAAATAGGAGCTGGTGTAGGGGTTGGGGTAGGTGTTGCTCCAAAAGTAGTGGTATTCGCAGAAATACTCAACTCTGAATTCAATGTTCCAACAGCAGTTACCCAATAAGTATAGGTAATATCGGCAGTAAGATTTGTGTCAGAATATGAATATGTATTTGAGTATGGAGATGCGCTTACATTTGTAACATAAGAACGGCCGACTTGTCCGCCATCTGGGCGATAATATAGCCTGAATACATCGTATCTATTGACTCCTGTTTCAGTGGCATTACTAGAAGCAGACCAACTAAGATCTATACGAGAAGAGGACTTGGCTACAGCAGAAAGATTGCTAGGTGGGTTGGGTCTTGAACTGGAAACTGGTGTGGGAATGGGGGTGGCTGATGAAGAAGCGGTAACACTGGGTGTTGGTGAGGTAGTTAATGTCGGGGTCGGGGTAAGGCTGGATGGTTGAGTTGGAGTTGCCGGCGTTGCGGGAATAGCAGGAGTGGCTGATTGGGCATCTGAAGCGGGTATTGGCGTGGATGTTGGCGTTGGTGTGAACGACCCTGAAGCCGGAGTCGGAGTGGCTGTCGGAGAAACTAACGGTTGAGAAGGTGAAGCTGGAATGGCTGGTATGGCCGGTACTGCAGGAACAGCAGAAGTGGCTTGCGATGAACCCGTAGAAACACCTCGGTGATATTGCGGCACTTCTTTGACTGATTTTAATTCCTCGCCTCTTTTATACCATTTAAATTCCCTGTCATTGATGCAAAATACTTTTTTGAAAAAGTCAGGATCATCAACAACGGCTTCTTCTCCGGAAGTATTGACCCAGCGAATCTTTCCTTCATCTTCATCTTCCGATTCAAAACCATATACTTTGGGGTCGTTTTGTTCGCAATTTCTAAAAAGACCGACCGTTGAAAATGCATCTCTGACATCTGCGGTTACAAGTTTAACATTGGTAAAACCTCCTAAGTGGGCATAAAATTTGAAGATTTCTGGATTGAGAAATAATCTCTTAAAACCGTGCTCGTTAATGATATATACATCAGGATCATCAGAGAAGATAGCACTAATGAGATCGCCTTCTTTGAGACCAAAATCTGATGGCTTGGCGGCACTGGTTAGGGATATTTTGTAAAAAAATATTGAGACAACAACCAATACGGCAAACAAAAAATAGGTCTTTTTCATATACATCTATTATCATCCATTTTTAATGCTGGGACTATTAAGTTATCAACATCAAAGCATTAGTATATTCCACAAAATCAAAACGGCGTCATGCCGTTTTGATTTTGTGGTGTTGGTAGAGAACAATGGAAAACTATTTTGATATTTTTGA is drawn from Candidatus Yanofskybacteria bacterium and contains these coding sequences:
- a CDS encoding polyribonucleotide nucleotidyltransferase, translating into MSVKTYKEEFAGKPLQIEIGKLAGQANGSCRIQYGETTILVTATMSAHTKDVDYFPLTLDYEEKYYAAGKIKGSKWIKRETRPSEEAILSARLIDRSLRPRFDHNIRNEVQVIATILSFDAINDPDIPALFGASLALMISDIPFDGPVAAARVGRVDGKLVFNPSYEERKLSDFDIVVAGTENKINMIETGAKIVPEKDIVEAVAKAHKELKALIKLQWKIAEEIAPKKRELAVFSRDEALAKVVRDFVSPKLEKVLYTPHKLEYVEGLHKAQDELAGYIAAQYTDHPDLSKKLKEANVIFEEEIDRIVHKNILESEKRPDGRKIDELRDISAEVGILPHSHGTGLFNRGTTQALSSLTLAAPGMEQWIETMEIELTKKRFMHHYVFPPFSVGETGRMGGAGRREIGHGALAERALEPLIPSKDEFPYTIRVVSEILSSNGSSSMASVCGSSLAMMDGGVPIKAPAAGIAMGLMFDEKGEKYKVLTDIQGPEDHHGDMDLKVAGTRDGVTAMQMDVKIEGIDEKILEKALEQTRKARLEILDHMAKAIKEPREELSKYAPRVTTIKIDPDKIRMVIGPQGKVINEIIEKTGVEIDIEQDGSVFITSDSPDGMEKAIKWIETITYEAKPGDEFDGKVTRLMDFGAFVEFMPGQEGMVHVSEISKDHIRRPSDVLKVGQTVHVRVKQIDEMGRINLTMR
- the rpsO gene encoding 30S ribosomal protein S15, which gives rise to MLNPKTKLKIVSKHAIHEGDTGSAEVQIALFSEEIEALAKHLKKHSKDNSSRTGLLKMVAKRKRLLDYLKKESPTRYAKIVKDLGLKK
- a CDS encoding peptidoglycan-binding protein, which codes for MKKTYFLFAVLVVVSIFFYKISLTSAAKPSDFGLKEGDLISAIFSDDPDVYIINEHGFKRLFLNPEIFKFYAHLGGFTNVKLVTADVRDAFSTVGLFRNCEQNDPKVYGFESEDEDEGKIRWVNTSGEEAVVDDPDFFKKVFCINDREFKWYKRGEELKSVKEVPQYHRGVSTGSSQATSAVPAVPAIPAIPASPSQPLVSPTATPTPASGSFTPTPTSTPIPASDAQSATPAIPATPATPTQPSSLTPTPTLTTSPTPSVTASSSATPIPTPVSSSRPNPPSNLSAVAKSSSRIDLSWSASSNATETGVNRYDVFRLYYRPDGGQVGRSYVTNVSASPYSNTYSYSDTNLTADITYTYWVTAVGTLNSELSISANTTTFGATPTPTPTPAPISPTSTCVGGDDRVSGLPICLMPENLSGTAWNEVDNATGKVISGAVCSVDVCGRNGEWRTWPSNQLLNGRYYSNGYPENSTYIQTPFDYSYGGQYFTNGVWQTGSGGIVQPGSSQISNLNTVPKIQSNFSRNLAIGSNGIDVKELQALLVNEVNYPADLLTGYFGRITHDAVKRLQAKYGVKPVSGYFGEITRRALRALISD
- a CDS encoding NYN domain-containing protein, with protein sequence MYHSAKNLYKAKLNFKKVLETAVGNRRLIRAFIYVIRTESGEEKAFFEALEKGGYEIKEKDLQIFPGGMKKADWDVGLAMDAVILADKIDVAVLVTGDGDFIPLVEYLRISQGLKVEVISFGRSTSAKLKEVADVFTDLGDDPKKFLIY
- a CDS encoding S8 family serine peptidase; the protein is MKTRIKKLFCSVCFLIYFVSFVSFSFAQQKEISLHKMNTEALIASKSLKGKEDKFLSGRIVYKRNDSPSVYPLSFDKRIQVEDMLQYVQGLPDVEYAQPDFVYKAVGTDIVEQGQPSAGQALSDIAPPNDPYYPIQVHLRFIGMDTVYKRYGFELGRDETRGEDIHIHIVDSGGGCDHPDVDSGNIIPEKDYIDFDDNPCSSPYGMGLHGTFMLGIIAAKTNNGHGGAGIVPRAKFHIWRVLGKNGSGSTFAIAAAIGEIVNRSEGLGNEIVNLALGTKVEDPLIKYYVEYGSSVKKITFVAASGNDGTNRVIFPAAFPEVIAVGATTFPDARAREKKRAPYSNYGPETEIMVPVGDLDEDLDKNNRSDGIVVEGWINEINDLTGIPYYKMYIMTGTSPATAVVSGLAGLLMTAGIRDPEEIRKILAKTADDVPPGGRDDETGWGMVRAYTSFASIDNRLPVFGFFSQETFACSIVVDQQSCEVTVGYTVEPRGWQVYLYDNFNGGTLRELTNYQGEEKITVNAGNATGVLLIYYPEGDIPVVFAETTVYARTPAANFSANSSVDITVKAGDQITYKWSSVEGTFYRFDLAVLGPSGQTCDPLGNCSGQVPYFSPGSGGSLGPAIIDPRQAGYTYTFYYTVTSPGGSARSFATIRVKTATP
- a CDS encoding tyrosine-type recombinase/integrase, whose protein sequence is MTIKDLKTQFLEYLEIEKNRSAKTVENYNHYLVRFINFAKMGRPEEITEELIRKYRLYLNRLNDGGDKPLKKVTQNYHIIALRAFLKYLAKRDIKTVSAEKVELGKQEERQVTFLEPQELERFLKTPAGTALADLRDRAILETLFSTGLRVSELCSLNRTDIDVKRGEFGVRGKGSKIRVVFLSDTARMALVTYLNKRPDADEALFIRIPQNEKLEKYEKLRLTPRSIQRIIKKYAIVAGIVGKRVSPHSLRHSFATDLLRNGADIRSVQAMLGHSSVTTTQIYTHVTDKQLREVHEKFHGKK
- the pyrF gene encoding orotidine-5'-phosphate decarboxylase; the encoded protein is MSIKNPIIVALDGMSWDQVLPVVDKLRTTGCILKVNDLLFREGFRNLLPKLSVYGRVMADLKCHDIPNTVANTCRNLRACPPWAVTVHGSGGKEMIEVACKELQSVGTKVLVVTVLSSIDPKTCEEIYHRKPAEQVMELAQIAKNAGADGLVCSSEEVSELRGRFPKFTLVVPGIRSSGADPGDQKRISTPKVAINRGADYIVMGRQILSAKDPVEEVNRILKNELGIYLNNM